Proteins from one Sarcophilus harrisii chromosome 2, mSarHar1.11, whole genome shotgun sequence genomic window:
- the SH3GLB2 gene encoding endophilin-B2 isoform X7, with protein MDFNMKKLASDAGIFFTRAVQFTEEKFGQAEKTELDAHFENLLARADSTKNWTEKILRQTEVLLQPNPSARVEEFLYEKLDRKVPSRVTNGELLAQYMSEAANELGPETPYGKTLIKVGETEKRLGAAERDFIHSASINFLTPLRNFLEGDWRTISKERRILQNRRLDLDACKARLKKAKAAEAKAALWSDEVDKAEQELRVAQTEFDRQAEVTRLLLEGISSTHVNHLRCLQEFVESQATYYAQCYRHMLDLQKQLGRFPGTFVGNTEPASSPLSSASLATAAATIPVMPTVAGMPSAGEAAISLDDVALPASGTRKARVLYDYEAADSSELALLADELITVYSLPGMDPDWLIGERGNRKGKVPVTYLELLS; from the exons ATGGACTTCAACATGAAGAAGCTGGCATCGGACGCGGGCATCTTCTTCACCAGGGCGGTGCAG TTCACTGAAGAGAAGTTTGGACAGGCAGAGAAGACAGAACTAGATGCTCATTTTGAAAACCTCCTGGCCCGGGCAGACAGCACCAAGAACTGGACAGAAAAGATTCTTCGCCAGACAGAGGTGCTTCTGCAGCCAAATCCAA GTGCTCGGGTGGAAGAGTTCCTCTATGAGAAGCTGGACAGGAAGGTTCCCTCTCGAGTCACCAATGGGGAGCTGCTGGCCCAGTACATGTCAGAGGCTGCCAATGAGCTGGGGCCAGAGACGCCCTATG GGAAGACCTTGATCAAGGTTGGGGAGACCGAGAAACGCCTCGGTGCAGCAGAGCGAGACTTCATCCACTCTGCTTCCATCAACTTTCTGACTCCTCTACGCAACTTCTTAGAAGGGGATTGGAGGACAATTTCG AAGGAGAGACGGATTCTTCAGAACCGGCGCCTGGACCTCGATGCCTGCAAAGCCAGACTGAAAAAGGCCAAAGCAGCCGAAGCCAAAGCTGCG CTGTGGAGTGATGAGGTAGACAAG GCAGAGCAGGAGCTTCGTGTGGCCCAGACAGAGTTCGACCGCCAGGCAGAGGTCACTCGACTCCTGTTAGAAGGAATTAGTAGTACCCAT GTGAATCACCTTCGCTGTCTCCAGGAGTTTGTGGAGTCTCAGGCCACATATTATGCACAGTGCTATCGGCACATGCTGGACCTACAGAAACAACTAGGCAG aTTCCCGGGCACCTTTGTGGGCAACACCGAACCCGCCTCCTCGCCTTTGAGCAGCGCCTCCCTGGCAACAGCTGCTGCCACCATCCCGGTGATGCCCACCGTGGCAGGCATGCCGTCCGCAGGAGAAGCTGCCATCAGCTTGGATGACGTGGCCCTGCCTGCCAGCGGGACCCGAAAGGCGCGGGTGTTGTACGACTATGAGGCGGCCGACAGCAGCGAGCTGGCCCTCCTGGCCGACGAg cTCATTACGGTCTACAGCCTCCCTGGAATGGACCCTGACTGGCTCATAGGGGAGAGAGGCAACAGAAAGGGGAAAGTACCAGTCACCTACTTAGAACTGCTCAGTTAA
- the SH3GLB2 gene encoding endophilin-B2 isoform X8: MDFNMKKLASDAGIFFTRAVQFTEEKFGQAEKTELDAHFENLLARADSTKNWTEKILRQTEVLLQPNPSARVEEFLYEKLDRKVPSRVTNGELLAQYMSEAANELGPETPYGKTLIKVGETEKRLGAAERDFIHSASINFLTPLRNFLEGDWRTISKERRILQNRRLDLDACKARLKKAKAAEAKAACEGDAVPDFQETRPRNYILSASASALWSDEVDKVNHLRCLQEFVESQATYYAQCYRHMLDLQKQLGSTQGVIFPGTFVGNTEPASSPLSSASLATAAATIPVMPTVAGMPSAGEAAISLDDVALPASGTRKARVLYDYEAADSSELALLADELITVYSLPGMDPDWLIGERGNRKGKVPVTYLELLS; encoded by the exons ATGGACTTCAACATGAAGAAGCTGGCATCGGACGCGGGCATCTTCTTCACCAGGGCGGTGCAG TTCACTGAAGAGAAGTTTGGACAGGCAGAGAAGACAGAACTAGATGCTCATTTTGAAAACCTCCTGGCCCGGGCAGACAGCACCAAGAACTGGACAGAAAAGATTCTTCGCCAGACAGAGGTGCTTCTGCAGCCAAATCCAA GTGCTCGGGTGGAAGAGTTCCTCTATGAGAAGCTGGACAGGAAGGTTCCCTCTCGAGTCACCAATGGGGAGCTGCTGGCCCAGTACATGTCAGAGGCTGCCAATGAGCTGGGGCCAGAGACGCCCTATG GGAAGACCTTGATCAAGGTTGGGGAGACCGAGAAACGCCTCGGTGCAGCAGAGCGAGACTTCATCCACTCTGCTTCCATCAACTTTCTGACTCCTCTACGCAACTTCTTAGAAGGGGATTGGAGGACAATTTCG AAGGAGAGACGGATTCTTCAGAACCGGCGCCTGGACCTCGATGCCTGCAAAGCCAGACTGAAAAAGGCCAAAGCAGCCGAAGCCAAAGCTGCG TGTGAGGGAGAT GCCGTGCCTGATTTTCAGGAGACTAGACCTCGTAATTACATTCTCTCTGCCAGCGCATCCGCG CTGTGGAGTGATGAGGTAGACAAG GTGAATCACCTTCGCTGTCTCCAGGAGTTTGTGGAGTCTCAGGCCACATATTATGCACAGTGCTATCGGCACATGCTGGACCTACAGAAACAACTAGGCAG CACTCAAGGAGTGAT aTTCCCGGGCACCTTTGTGGGCAACACCGAACCCGCCTCCTCGCCTTTGAGCAGCGCCTCCCTGGCAACAGCTGCTGCCACCATCCCGGTGATGCCCACCGTGGCAGGCATGCCGTCCGCAGGAGAAGCTGCCATCAGCTTGGATGACGTGGCCCTGCCTGCCAGCGGGACCCGAAAGGCGCGGGTGTTGTACGACTATGAGGCGGCCGACAGCAGCGAGCTGGCCCTCCTGGCCGACGAg cTCATTACGGTCTACAGCCTCCCTGGAATGGACCCTGACTGGCTCATAGGGGAGAGAGGCAACAGAAAGGGGAAAGTACCAGTCACCTACTTAGAACTGCTCAGTTAA
- the SH3GLB2 gene encoding endophilin-B2 isoform X6 gives MDFNMKKLASDAGIFFTRAVQFTEEKFGQAEKTELDAHFENLLARADSTKNWTEKILRQTEVLLQPNPSARVEEFLYEKLDRKVPSRVTNGELLAQYMSEAANELGPETPYGKTLIKVGETEKRLGAAERDFIHSASINFLTPLRNFLEGDWRTISKERRILQNRRLDLDACKARLKKAKAAEAKAALWSDEVDKAEQELRVAQTEFDRQAEVTRLLLEGISSTHVNHLRCLQEFVESQATYYAQCYRHMLDLQKQLGSTQGVIFPGTFVGNTEPASSPLSSASLATAAATIPVMPTVAGMPSAGEAAISLDDVALPASGTRKARVLYDYEAADSSELALLADELITVYSLPGMDPDWLIGERGNRKGKVPVTYLELLS, from the exons ATGGACTTCAACATGAAGAAGCTGGCATCGGACGCGGGCATCTTCTTCACCAGGGCGGTGCAG TTCACTGAAGAGAAGTTTGGACAGGCAGAGAAGACAGAACTAGATGCTCATTTTGAAAACCTCCTGGCCCGGGCAGACAGCACCAAGAACTGGACAGAAAAGATTCTTCGCCAGACAGAGGTGCTTCTGCAGCCAAATCCAA GTGCTCGGGTGGAAGAGTTCCTCTATGAGAAGCTGGACAGGAAGGTTCCCTCTCGAGTCACCAATGGGGAGCTGCTGGCCCAGTACATGTCAGAGGCTGCCAATGAGCTGGGGCCAGAGACGCCCTATG GGAAGACCTTGATCAAGGTTGGGGAGACCGAGAAACGCCTCGGTGCAGCAGAGCGAGACTTCATCCACTCTGCTTCCATCAACTTTCTGACTCCTCTACGCAACTTCTTAGAAGGGGATTGGAGGACAATTTCG AAGGAGAGACGGATTCTTCAGAACCGGCGCCTGGACCTCGATGCCTGCAAAGCCAGACTGAAAAAGGCCAAAGCAGCCGAAGCCAAAGCTGCG CTGTGGAGTGATGAGGTAGACAAG GCAGAGCAGGAGCTTCGTGTGGCCCAGACAGAGTTCGACCGCCAGGCAGAGGTCACTCGACTCCTGTTAGAAGGAATTAGTAGTACCCAT GTGAATCACCTTCGCTGTCTCCAGGAGTTTGTGGAGTCTCAGGCCACATATTATGCACAGTGCTATCGGCACATGCTGGACCTACAGAAACAACTAGGCAG CACTCAAGGAGTGAT aTTCCCGGGCACCTTTGTGGGCAACACCGAACCCGCCTCCTCGCCTTTGAGCAGCGCCTCCCTGGCAACAGCTGCTGCCACCATCCCGGTGATGCCCACCGTGGCAGGCATGCCGTCCGCAGGAGAAGCTGCCATCAGCTTGGATGACGTGGCCCTGCCTGCCAGCGGGACCCGAAAGGCGCGGGTGTTGTACGACTATGAGGCGGCCGACAGCAGCGAGCTGGCCCTCCTGGCCGACGAg cTCATTACGGTCTACAGCCTCCCTGGAATGGACCCTGACTGGCTCATAGGGGAGAGAGGCAACAGAAAGGGGAAAGTACCAGTCACCTACTTAGAACTGCTCAGTTAA
- the SH3GLB2 gene encoding endophilin-B2 isoform X5, with product MDFNMKKLASDAGIFFTRAVQFTEEKFGQAEKTELDAHFENLLARADSTKNWTEKILRQTEVLLQPNPSARVEEFLYEKLDRKVPSRVTNGELLAQYMSEAANELGPETPYGKTLIKVGETEKRLGAAERDFIHSASINFLTPLRNFLEGDWRTISKERRILQNRRLDLDACKARLKKAKAAEAKAACEGDLWSDEVDKAEQELRVAQTEFDRQAEVTRLLLEGISSTHVNHLRCLQEFVESQATYYAQCYRHMLDLQKQLGSTQGVIFPGTFVGNTEPASSPLSSASLATAAATIPVMPTVAGMPSAGEAAISLDDVALPASGTRKARVLYDYEAADSSELALLADELITVYSLPGMDPDWLIGERGNRKGKVPVTYLELLS from the exons ATGGACTTCAACATGAAGAAGCTGGCATCGGACGCGGGCATCTTCTTCACCAGGGCGGTGCAG TTCACTGAAGAGAAGTTTGGACAGGCAGAGAAGACAGAACTAGATGCTCATTTTGAAAACCTCCTGGCCCGGGCAGACAGCACCAAGAACTGGACAGAAAAGATTCTTCGCCAGACAGAGGTGCTTCTGCAGCCAAATCCAA GTGCTCGGGTGGAAGAGTTCCTCTATGAGAAGCTGGACAGGAAGGTTCCCTCTCGAGTCACCAATGGGGAGCTGCTGGCCCAGTACATGTCAGAGGCTGCCAATGAGCTGGGGCCAGAGACGCCCTATG GGAAGACCTTGATCAAGGTTGGGGAGACCGAGAAACGCCTCGGTGCAGCAGAGCGAGACTTCATCCACTCTGCTTCCATCAACTTTCTGACTCCTCTACGCAACTTCTTAGAAGGGGATTGGAGGACAATTTCG AAGGAGAGACGGATTCTTCAGAACCGGCGCCTGGACCTCGATGCCTGCAAAGCCAGACTGAAAAAGGCCAAAGCAGCCGAAGCCAAAGCTGCG TGTGAGGGAGAT CTGTGGAGTGATGAGGTAGACAAG GCAGAGCAGGAGCTTCGTGTGGCCCAGACAGAGTTCGACCGCCAGGCAGAGGTCACTCGACTCCTGTTAGAAGGAATTAGTAGTACCCAT GTGAATCACCTTCGCTGTCTCCAGGAGTTTGTGGAGTCTCAGGCCACATATTATGCACAGTGCTATCGGCACATGCTGGACCTACAGAAACAACTAGGCAG CACTCAAGGAGTGAT aTTCCCGGGCACCTTTGTGGGCAACACCGAACCCGCCTCCTCGCCTTTGAGCAGCGCCTCCCTGGCAACAGCTGCTGCCACCATCCCGGTGATGCCCACCGTGGCAGGCATGCCGTCCGCAGGAGAAGCTGCCATCAGCTTGGATGACGTGGCCCTGCCTGCCAGCGGGACCCGAAAGGCGCGGGTGTTGTACGACTATGAGGCGGCCGACAGCAGCGAGCTGGCCCTCCTGGCCGACGAg cTCATTACGGTCTACAGCCTCCCTGGAATGGACCCTGACTGGCTCATAGGGGAGAGAGGCAACAGAAAGGGGAAAGTACCAGTCACCTACTTAGAACTGCTCAGTTAA
- the SH3GLB2 gene encoding endophilin-B2 isoform X2: MDFNMKKLASDAGIFFTRAVQFTEEKFGQAEKTELDAHFENLLARADSTKNWTEKILRQTEVLLQPNPSARVEEFLYEKLDRKVPSRVTNGELLAQYMSEAANELGPETPYGKTLIKVGETEKRLGAAERDFIHSASINFLTPLRNFLEGDWRTISKERRILQNRRLDLDACKARLKKAKAAEAKAAAVPDFQETRPRNYILSASASALWSDEVDKAEQELRVAQTEFDRQAEVTRLLLEGISSTHVNHLRCLQEFVESQATYYAQCYRHMLDLQKQLGSTQGVIFPGTFVGNTEPASSPLSSASLATAAATIPVMPTVAGMPSAGEAAISLDDVALPASGTRKARVLYDYEAADSSELALLADELITVYSLPGMDPDWLIGERGNRKGKVPVTYLELLS; encoded by the exons ATGGACTTCAACATGAAGAAGCTGGCATCGGACGCGGGCATCTTCTTCACCAGGGCGGTGCAG TTCACTGAAGAGAAGTTTGGACAGGCAGAGAAGACAGAACTAGATGCTCATTTTGAAAACCTCCTGGCCCGGGCAGACAGCACCAAGAACTGGACAGAAAAGATTCTTCGCCAGACAGAGGTGCTTCTGCAGCCAAATCCAA GTGCTCGGGTGGAAGAGTTCCTCTATGAGAAGCTGGACAGGAAGGTTCCCTCTCGAGTCACCAATGGGGAGCTGCTGGCCCAGTACATGTCAGAGGCTGCCAATGAGCTGGGGCCAGAGACGCCCTATG GGAAGACCTTGATCAAGGTTGGGGAGACCGAGAAACGCCTCGGTGCAGCAGAGCGAGACTTCATCCACTCTGCTTCCATCAACTTTCTGACTCCTCTACGCAACTTCTTAGAAGGGGATTGGAGGACAATTTCG AAGGAGAGACGGATTCTTCAGAACCGGCGCCTGGACCTCGATGCCTGCAAAGCCAGACTGAAAAAGGCCAAAGCAGCCGAAGCCAAAGCTGCG GCCGTGCCTGATTTTCAGGAGACTAGACCTCGTAATTACATTCTCTCTGCCAGCGCATCCGCG CTGTGGAGTGATGAGGTAGACAAG GCAGAGCAGGAGCTTCGTGTGGCCCAGACAGAGTTCGACCGCCAGGCAGAGGTCACTCGACTCCTGTTAGAAGGAATTAGTAGTACCCAT GTGAATCACCTTCGCTGTCTCCAGGAGTTTGTGGAGTCTCAGGCCACATATTATGCACAGTGCTATCGGCACATGCTGGACCTACAGAAACAACTAGGCAG CACTCAAGGAGTGAT aTTCCCGGGCACCTTTGTGGGCAACACCGAACCCGCCTCCTCGCCTTTGAGCAGCGCCTCCCTGGCAACAGCTGCTGCCACCATCCCGGTGATGCCCACCGTGGCAGGCATGCCGTCCGCAGGAGAAGCTGCCATCAGCTTGGATGACGTGGCCCTGCCTGCCAGCGGGACCCGAAAGGCGCGGGTGTTGTACGACTATGAGGCGGCCGACAGCAGCGAGCTGGCCCTCCTGGCCGACGAg cTCATTACGGTCTACAGCCTCCCTGGAATGGACCCTGACTGGCTCATAGGGGAGAGAGGCAACAGAAAGGGGAAAGTACCAGTCACCTACTTAGAACTGCTCAGTTAA
- the SH3GLB2 gene encoding endophilin-B2 isoform X3 produces MDFNMKKLASDAGIFFTRAVQFTEEKFGQAEKTELDAHFENLLARADSTKNWTEKILRQTEVLLQPNPSARVEEFLYEKLDRKVPSRVTNGELLAQYMSEAANELGPETPYGKTLIKVGETEKRLGAAERDFIHSASINFLTPLRNFLEGDWRTISKERRILQNRRLDLDACKARLKKAKAAEAKAACEGDAVPDFQETRPRNYILSASASALWSDEVDKAEQELRVAQTEFDRQAEVTRLLLEGISSTHVNHLRCLQEFVESQATYYAQCYRHMLDLQKQLGRFPGTFVGNTEPASSPLSSASLATAAATIPVMPTVAGMPSAGEAAISLDDVALPASGTRKARVLYDYEAADSSELALLADELITVYSLPGMDPDWLIGERGNRKGKVPVTYLELLS; encoded by the exons ATGGACTTCAACATGAAGAAGCTGGCATCGGACGCGGGCATCTTCTTCACCAGGGCGGTGCAG TTCACTGAAGAGAAGTTTGGACAGGCAGAGAAGACAGAACTAGATGCTCATTTTGAAAACCTCCTGGCCCGGGCAGACAGCACCAAGAACTGGACAGAAAAGATTCTTCGCCAGACAGAGGTGCTTCTGCAGCCAAATCCAA GTGCTCGGGTGGAAGAGTTCCTCTATGAGAAGCTGGACAGGAAGGTTCCCTCTCGAGTCACCAATGGGGAGCTGCTGGCCCAGTACATGTCAGAGGCTGCCAATGAGCTGGGGCCAGAGACGCCCTATG GGAAGACCTTGATCAAGGTTGGGGAGACCGAGAAACGCCTCGGTGCAGCAGAGCGAGACTTCATCCACTCTGCTTCCATCAACTTTCTGACTCCTCTACGCAACTTCTTAGAAGGGGATTGGAGGACAATTTCG AAGGAGAGACGGATTCTTCAGAACCGGCGCCTGGACCTCGATGCCTGCAAAGCCAGACTGAAAAAGGCCAAAGCAGCCGAAGCCAAAGCTGCG TGTGAGGGAGAT GCCGTGCCTGATTTTCAGGAGACTAGACCTCGTAATTACATTCTCTCTGCCAGCGCATCCGCG CTGTGGAGTGATGAGGTAGACAAG GCAGAGCAGGAGCTTCGTGTGGCCCAGACAGAGTTCGACCGCCAGGCAGAGGTCACTCGACTCCTGTTAGAAGGAATTAGTAGTACCCAT GTGAATCACCTTCGCTGTCTCCAGGAGTTTGTGGAGTCTCAGGCCACATATTATGCACAGTGCTATCGGCACATGCTGGACCTACAGAAACAACTAGGCAG aTTCCCGGGCACCTTTGTGGGCAACACCGAACCCGCCTCCTCGCCTTTGAGCAGCGCCTCCCTGGCAACAGCTGCTGCCACCATCCCGGTGATGCCCACCGTGGCAGGCATGCCGTCCGCAGGAGAAGCTGCCATCAGCTTGGATGACGTGGCCCTGCCTGCCAGCGGGACCCGAAAGGCGCGGGTGTTGTACGACTATGAGGCGGCCGACAGCAGCGAGCTGGCCCTCCTGGCCGACGAg cTCATTACGGTCTACAGCCTCCCTGGAATGGACCCTGACTGGCTCATAGGGGAGAGAGGCAACAGAAAGGGGAAAGTACCAGTCACCTACTTAGAACTGCTCAGTTAA
- the SH3GLB2 gene encoding endophilin-B2 isoform X10 encodes MDFNMKKLASDAGIFFTRAVQFTEEKFGQAEKTELDAHFENLLARADSTKNWTEKILRQTEVLLQPNPSARVEEFLYEKLDRKVPSRVTNGELLAQYMSEAANELGPETPYGKTLIKVGETEKRLGAAERDFIHSASINFLTPLRNFLEGDWRTISKERRILQNRRLDLDACKARLKKAKAAEAKAALWSDEVDKVNHLRCLQEFVESQATYYAQCYRHMLDLQKQLGSTQGVIFPGTFVGNTEPASSPLSSASLATAAATIPVMPTVAGMPSAGEAAISLDDVALPASGTRKARVLYDYEAADSSELALLADELITVYSLPGMDPDWLIGERGNRKGKVPVTYLELLS; translated from the exons ATGGACTTCAACATGAAGAAGCTGGCATCGGACGCGGGCATCTTCTTCACCAGGGCGGTGCAG TTCACTGAAGAGAAGTTTGGACAGGCAGAGAAGACAGAACTAGATGCTCATTTTGAAAACCTCCTGGCCCGGGCAGACAGCACCAAGAACTGGACAGAAAAGATTCTTCGCCAGACAGAGGTGCTTCTGCAGCCAAATCCAA GTGCTCGGGTGGAAGAGTTCCTCTATGAGAAGCTGGACAGGAAGGTTCCCTCTCGAGTCACCAATGGGGAGCTGCTGGCCCAGTACATGTCAGAGGCTGCCAATGAGCTGGGGCCAGAGACGCCCTATG GGAAGACCTTGATCAAGGTTGGGGAGACCGAGAAACGCCTCGGTGCAGCAGAGCGAGACTTCATCCACTCTGCTTCCATCAACTTTCTGACTCCTCTACGCAACTTCTTAGAAGGGGATTGGAGGACAATTTCG AAGGAGAGACGGATTCTTCAGAACCGGCGCCTGGACCTCGATGCCTGCAAAGCCAGACTGAAAAAGGCCAAAGCAGCCGAAGCCAAAGCTGCG CTGTGGAGTGATGAGGTAGACAAG GTGAATCACCTTCGCTGTCTCCAGGAGTTTGTGGAGTCTCAGGCCACATATTATGCACAGTGCTATCGGCACATGCTGGACCTACAGAAACAACTAGGCAG CACTCAAGGAGTGAT aTTCCCGGGCACCTTTGTGGGCAACACCGAACCCGCCTCCTCGCCTTTGAGCAGCGCCTCCCTGGCAACAGCTGCTGCCACCATCCCGGTGATGCCCACCGTGGCAGGCATGCCGTCCGCAGGAGAAGCTGCCATCAGCTTGGATGACGTGGCCCTGCCTGCCAGCGGGACCCGAAAGGCGCGGGTGTTGTACGACTATGAGGCGGCCGACAGCAGCGAGCTGGCCCTCCTGGCCGACGAg cTCATTACGGTCTACAGCCTCCCTGGAATGGACCCTGACTGGCTCATAGGGGAGAGAGGCAACAGAAAGGGGAAAGTACCAGTCACCTACTTAGAACTGCTCAGTTAA
- the SH3GLB2 gene encoding endophilin-B2 isoform X1 — MDFNMKKLASDAGIFFTRAVQFTEEKFGQAEKTELDAHFENLLARADSTKNWTEKILRQTEVLLQPNPSARVEEFLYEKLDRKVPSRVTNGELLAQYMSEAANELGPETPYGKTLIKVGETEKRLGAAERDFIHSASINFLTPLRNFLEGDWRTISKERRILQNRRLDLDACKARLKKAKAAEAKAACEGDAVPDFQETRPRNYILSASASALWSDEVDKAEQELRVAQTEFDRQAEVTRLLLEGISSTHVNHLRCLQEFVESQATYYAQCYRHMLDLQKQLGSTQGVIFPGTFVGNTEPASSPLSSASLATAAATIPVMPTVAGMPSAGEAAISLDDVALPASGTRKARVLYDYEAADSSELALLADELITVYSLPGMDPDWLIGERGNRKGKVPVTYLELLS, encoded by the exons ATGGACTTCAACATGAAGAAGCTGGCATCGGACGCGGGCATCTTCTTCACCAGGGCGGTGCAG TTCACTGAAGAGAAGTTTGGACAGGCAGAGAAGACAGAACTAGATGCTCATTTTGAAAACCTCCTGGCCCGGGCAGACAGCACCAAGAACTGGACAGAAAAGATTCTTCGCCAGACAGAGGTGCTTCTGCAGCCAAATCCAA GTGCTCGGGTGGAAGAGTTCCTCTATGAGAAGCTGGACAGGAAGGTTCCCTCTCGAGTCACCAATGGGGAGCTGCTGGCCCAGTACATGTCAGAGGCTGCCAATGAGCTGGGGCCAGAGACGCCCTATG GGAAGACCTTGATCAAGGTTGGGGAGACCGAGAAACGCCTCGGTGCAGCAGAGCGAGACTTCATCCACTCTGCTTCCATCAACTTTCTGACTCCTCTACGCAACTTCTTAGAAGGGGATTGGAGGACAATTTCG AAGGAGAGACGGATTCTTCAGAACCGGCGCCTGGACCTCGATGCCTGCAAAGCCAGACTGAAAAAGGCCAAAGCAGCCGAAGCCAAAGCTGCG TGTGAGGGAGAT GCCGTGCCTGATTTTCAGGAGACTAGACCTCGTAATTACATTCTCTCTGCCAGCGCATCCGCG CTGTGGAGTGATGAGGTAGACAAG GCAGAGCAGGAGCTTCGTGTGGCCCAGACAGAGTTCGACCGCCAGGCAGAGGTCACTCGACTCCTGTTAGAAGGAATTAGTAGTACCCAT GTGAATCACCTTCGCTGTCTCCAGGAGTTTGTGGAGTCTCAGGCCACATATTATGCACAGTGCTATCGGCACATGCTGGACCTACAGAAACAACTAGGCAG CACTCAAGGAGTGAT aTTCCCGGGCACCTTTGTGGGCAACACCGAACCCGCCTCCTCGCCTTTGAGCAGCGCCTCCCTGGCAACAGCTGCTGCCACCATCCCGGTGATGCCCACCGTGGCAGGCATGCCGTCCGCAGGAGAAGCTGCCATCAGCTTGGATGACGTGGCCCTGCCTGCCAGCGGGACCCGAAAGGCGCGGGTGTTGTACGACTATGAGGCGGCCGACAGCAGCGAGCTGGCCCTCCTGGCCGACGAg cTCATTACGGTCTACAGCCTCCCTGGAATGGACCCTGACTGGCTCATAGGGGAGAGAGGCAACAGAAAGGGGAAAGTACCAGTCACCTACTTAGAACTGCTCAGTTAA
- the SH3GLB2 gene encoding endophilin-B2 isoform X4: MDFNMKKLASDAGIFFTRAVQFTEEKFGQAEKTELDAHFENLLARADSTKNWTEKILRQTEVLLQPNPSARVEEFLYEKLDRKVPSRVTNGELLAQYMSEAANELGPETPYGKTLIKVGETEKRLGAAERDFIHSASINFLTPLRNFLEGDWRTISKERRILQNRRLDLDACKARLKKAKAAEAKAAAVPDFQETRPRNYILSASASALWSDEVDKAEQELRVAQTEFDRQAEVTRLLLEGISSTHVNHLRCLQEFVESQATYYAQCYRHMLDLQKQLGRFPGTFVGNTEPASSPLSSASLATAAATIPVMPTVAGMPSAGEAAISLDDVALPASGTRKARVLYDYEAADSSELALLADELITVYSLPGMDPDWLIGERGNRKGKVPVTYLELLS; encoded by the exons ATGGACTTCAACATGAAGAAGCTGGCATCGGACGCGGGCATCTTCTTCACCAGGGCGGTGCAG TTCACTGAAGAGAAGTTTGGACAGGCAGAGAAGACAGAACTAGATGCTCATTTTGAAAACCTCCTGGCCCGGGCAGACAGCACCAAGAACTGGACAGAAAAGATTCTTCGCCAGACAGAGGTGCTTCTGCAGCCAAATCCAA GTGCTCGGGTGGAAGAGTTCCTCTATGAGAAGCTGGACAGGAAGGTTCCCTCTCGAGTCACCAATGGGGAGCTGCTGGCCCAGTACATGTCAGAGGCTGCCAATGAGCTGGGGCCAGAGACGCCCTATG GGAAGACCTTGATCAAGGTTGGGGAGACCGAGAAACGCCTCGGTGCAGCAGAGCGAGACTTCATCCACTCTGCTTCCATCAACTTTCTGACTCCTCTACGCAACTTCTTAGAAGGGGATTGGAGGACAATTTCG AAGGAGAGACGGATTCTTCAGAACCGGCGCCTGGACCTCGATGCCTGCAAAGCCAGACTGAAAAAGGCCAAAGCAGCCGAAGCCAAAGCTGCG GCCGTGCCTGATTTTCAGGAGACTAGACCTCGTAATTACATTCTCTCTGCCAGCGCATCCGCG CTGTGGAGTGATGAGGTAGACAAG GCAGAGCAGGAGCTTCGTGTGGCCCAGACAGAGTTCGACCGCCAGGCAGAGGTCACTCGACTCCTGTTAGAAGGAATTAGTAGTACCCAT GTGAATCACCTTCGCTGTCTCCAGGAGTTTGTGGAGTCTCAGGCCACATATTATGCACAGTGCTATCGGCACATGCTGGACCTACAGAAACAACTAGGCAG aTTCCCGGGCACCTTTGTGGGCAACACCGAACCCGCCTCCTCGCCTTTGAGCAGCGCCTCCCTGGCAACAGCTGCTGCCACCATCCCGGTGATGCCCACCGTGGCAGGCATGCCGTCCGCAGGAGAAGCTGCCATCAGCTTGGATGACGTGGCCCTGCCTGCCAGCGGGACCCGAAAGGCGCGGGTGTTGTACGACTATGAGGCGGCCGACAGCAGCGAGCTGGCCCTCCTGGCCGACGAg cTCATTACGGTCTACAGCCTCCCTGGAATGGACCCTGACTGGCTCATAGGGGAGAGAGGCAACAGAAAGGGGAAAGTACCAGTCACCTACTTAGAACTGCTCAGTTAA